One segment of Macrotis lagotis isolate mMagLag1 chromosome 1, bilby.v1.9.chrom.fasta, whole genome shotgun sequence DNA contains the following:
- the FAM43B gene encoding protein FAM43B — protein sequence MLPWRRSKFVLAEDEGKRPGKSLSPRLAYSSLLSGFLRSWPALLPAWPLERLGRLFRGRRRKVQLNPEDPSYTVRYLGNAVTLQARGDGCTDEAVAKIWARSGPAGGAKMRLTLGPRGLRMQPCPRPGAAPRRPPHAYLLPRITHCAADRRHPRVFAWVYRHQARHKAVVLRCHAVLLARARKARALAGLLRQTALAALGDFQRLQRQSDARHLRQQQQQQRQRRGAHAAAPLPRPPLRRLLNATCAYRPPAAERVRGAPRLSSIREEDEDEAAGAAGEAGEAGVAQAAGAAGEAGVAQAAEAARATEAAEVLRLARELRTCSLRGPAAPPPRRRALCLAGGC from the coding sequence ATGCTGCCCTGGCGGCGCAGCAAGTTCGTGCTGGCGGAGGACGAGGGCAAGCGGCCCGGCAAGAGCCTGAGCCCGCGGCTGGCCTACTCGTCGCTGCTGTCCGGCTTCCTGCGCTCCTGGCCCGCCCTGCTGCCCGCCTGGCCCCTGGAGCGCCTGGGCCGCCTGTTCCGCGGCCGGCGCCGCAAAGTACAGCTCAACCCGGAGGACCCCAGCTACACCGTGCGCTACCTGGGCAACGCCGTGACGCTGCAGGCCCGCGGCGACGGCTGCACGGACGAGGCGGTGGCCAAGATCTGGGCGCGCAGCGGGCCGGCGGGCGGCGCCAAGATGCGGCTGACGCTGGGGCCGCGCGGCCTGCGCATGCAGCCCTGCCCGCGGCCCGGGGCCGCCCCGCGCCGCCCGCCGCACGCCTACCTGCTGCCGCGCATCACCCACTGCGCCGCCGACCGCCGCCACCCGCGCGTCTTCGCCTGGGTCTACCGCCACCAGGCGCGCCACAAGGCCGTGGTGCTGCGCTGCCACGCCGTGCTGCTGGCGCGGGCGCGCAAGGCGCGGGCCCTGGCGGGGCTGCTGCGCCAGACGGCGCTGGCCGCCCTGGGCGACTTCCAGCGGCTGCAGCGCCAGAGCGACGCGCGCCACCTGcgccagcagcagcagcagcagcggcagcggCGCGGCGCCCACGCCGCCGCCCCGCTGCCACGGCCGCCCCTGCGCCGCCTGCTCAATGCCACCTGCGCCTACCGGCCGCCCGCCGCCGAGCGCGTCCGCGGCGCCCCGCGCCTCAGCAGCATCCGCGAGGAGGACGAGGACGAGGCGGCCGGGGCGGCGGGGGAGGCGGGGGAGGCAGGGGTGGCACAGGCGGCTGGGGCGGCCGGGGAGGCAGGGGTGGCACAGGCGGCAGAGGCAGCACGGGCAACAGAGGCGGCAGAGGTGCTGCGCCTGGCGCGGGAGCTGAGGACGTGCAGCCTGAGgggccccgccgccccgccgccgcgCCGCCGCGCCCTCTGCCTGGCCGGCGGCTGCTAG